CGCCACCAAGCAAAATATGTCCCCGATGAAATACAGGTGTCGGCATGTTTTGGTTGTGACCTTCGTGCGGAAATTCATATTCCCAGAGCAAGCGACCGGTTGCACTCTCGACACCCAACAGGGCACGGTGGTTCCATTCCACGATCTGCCGCACACCATCAATTTCAACCACAAGCGGAGAGGAATAGGAAGCGCCATCTTGGCCCTGAGTCCAAATTTCCTTCCCGCTCGTGGCGTCCAAAGCCACCAACTGCCCGTCTTCATCATTGCCAAAGTGAACGATCACATGGTTGCCATCGACCAACGGCGATGTCGCTACGCCCCAGTAGGGATGAGTCTTCTCAAACCGCGAACTGTAATCGCGTCGCCACAATAACTCACCACTCGTTGCATCCCAGGCAGAAAGAACTCCCGTGATGCTGAGCGTAAATATTTTCCCATCCACCAGCGTCGGAGATGCCTTGGGCCCCTTGCCATGCTTCTCACCACCGCCACCCATTTGGAAAGGAGCCGGGTAACTCTTTCGCCAAATCACAGCGCCAGTCTTCAGATCCAAACACCACACCACTTCTTGTTCGCCTTGTCGCGCGTGTTGGTAAACTCGATCACCCGACACGAGCGGAGAACCATAGCCACTCCCTACCTCGACCTGCCAGCTTTTCTCGAGTTTCTTGGGCCAAACAGTCGGCGGCTGGAACCCACTCACCCAGCCATCACGCTGGGGACCCAGCCAACCTGACCAATCAAGCTGGTCTGCACAGGCCTGCTGCCAAGCGCTCGAGTCGAACAGACAAGTCAACAGAATCAGCGGGATGGCAATCAAACGCAACATTGGATTTGACTCCTTTTTTCTGCGGTGAATAGGTTTCAGTCGATGTTAGCCAATCAACCAGATACAAAAGACGAACCTGGCATTTGCCAATCTGACTCTTGGGACCGTCTGGGCAAATATCCCTCTGCACCGTACTGGCAATCCAGACACAAGTGGTGCGTTGATTGCTCACGATTCGGCACCAAGCAACAGTCTGAATGGTACGACAAAACGACTTGTCAAAGCAAATAAAAAGAATACCACGAATGTCTGGACAAAAGCAGACAACGCCATCAGGGATGCTGCGCCACAATGGGTAATCCGACAAGCATCACCGATGAGGATTCACCCTCATGCGTGATCGAGGGGGAGCGGCAAAAAAGCGGCGGCGTTCGAGAAAAACACTCGATCAGCCTCGCCGCAAGCGGGTCGCATGTCGACCCTCATCGGCAGTTCGGAAAAGAGCCGAAAATTTGTCCACGTAATCCTCCAAGACTGGCACCAACTCACAGCGACCCGCGAGGTGACAGCGACCATGCTGAACAGTGTTTCAGCGATTATCCACGACAATTCGTGAGCTAAAGTTAAAGAGGCCATAAGTGACTCGAAGCGGATTCTCTTCCTACCAACTGATCTCTGCGTGGTGATTTCACCACGCCCCAGGAGCGTGTTAGGTGATTTGCGTCAAAGAATTTCATAAAGCCTACAATCAAACTATCGCCGTCGCCGGAATATCGTTCCAGGTCGAGCCGGGTCAAATCCTAGGCCTGATTGGCCCAAACGGCGCTGGTAAGACAACGACTCTTCGAGCGTTGTGTGGCATCATCCCGATCAGTCAAGGGAAAATGGCGGTGGGCGGCTTCGATCTTAGAGACGAACCGTTGGAAGCAAAACGGCGCCTCGCCTACATCCCGGATGAACCTCAACTTTTCGAAGATCTTTCGGTGTCGCAACATCTGGCTTTCACGGCTGCTTCATATCAAGTCGAAGATGCGTCTCTTCGAATCGGAGCCTTATTAGATGCTTTCGAATTAGCATCCAAAGCGAACACACCCGTCGGTGATCTGTCGCGCGGCATGAAGCAGAAACTTGCCGTGTGCTGTGGCTATCTTCATGAACCCACGGCGATCCTCTTTGACGAACCCCTCACAGGTCTTGATCCTCGCGGAATCCGTGCGTTGAAAGAATCAATCATCCAACGTGCGAATGATGGAGCAGCGATCATCATTAGCTCCCACCTACTGGCGATGGTCGAAGACATTTGCAGTTACACACTAATTTTGGATCATGGAAGCCAGCGTTACTTCGGTCCGCTTTCCGAGGTCAAAACGGAATTTGCCAGCCATCTGACCGCCGCGTCACTCGAAGAGATCTTTTTCCATGCCACCACAAGCGGTCCCACAGTGGCCAACGGTCATTAAATGATGCATTTGATCTTGCTGAGGACAACTTGATAAATTCATCCCCCCTCAATCCGGGCATTGGGCGACTCATACAATTTCAGGCCAGCGCAAAATGTCGACGTATGCTACGAGGCTTCACCAATCCTCGACGCGTGATCTGGTCCATTATCGGCTTGATGCTCGCGATCCTGTGGTTTAGCAATGCGTTGACGATCGTGTTTCGCCAATCTGCCGACATCGAACAATTTCGAAAATGGGTTCCTTTAGGATTACTGGCCTACGCATTATGGCACGTTATCAAAGTAGCATTCCAACGTCCCGAGGAAGCGATTGAATGGACGCCGGCTGAACGTGAACTGCTATCTGGCGGACCCTTTCAACGCTGGGAGTTGATCATCTATCGACTGGCGGGCGTCGCGAGTGCGGGTCTCGTTAAATCGCTGCTGTTCACCGTGCTCATGCTACCGGAACTGAGTCTCTTTTTAGCCGCATTTGCGGGGACATTTCTGGCACTAATGTTTCTGGATTTGATCCGATTGGGTGTGGAGGTGACGACGCATGGAATGTCGAAAATCGCCTACCTGACCTTCCGGTGGACGACGACCTTGATCATTTTGGTGATCGGCGTTTTTTCACTGGTCATCGCTGCCAACACCCCCGTTTCATTGGCAACCAACACGGTGGGCTTGTCCTTGGGATTGATTGGTCACGTCTTCAAATCAAGCGCCAGTTTAGTCGAGACGCCGTTTGGAGAGACGTTGATCGCGCCATTCCAAGTCTTTAGCCAACTGATTACCGCCACTTCGTATTCGGCAACGACTTTTGGCTGGCTAACCATTGCAGTCGCAATGGTGGGCGGATCATTGGTGATTTTGATTCGCCTGGATCGATATTTTTCAGAGGCGATTCAGCAGCGCGAAGAAGACGCCTATCCTCCCCAACAGCCGATGAAGCAGAATTATCCCCAAAAAACAGCAACTACCCCACGCCTCGCGCGCATCCCTCAATGGCACGGTGGCGGCCCTATCGCCTGGAGACAGATCGTTGGTGCTTTCAAACAACGCAGCAGTTTGACCTTCGCGTTGGCCTTGCCGGGCGGACTTGCCTGCCTCCCCCTCTACGTCTACGCGGATGGGACACAAGCAGTCCTTAGTGTGGCAGCGGCGCTTGTGTTTTACACATTCTTGCTGCTTCCCTCCGCGCTGAAATTTGACTTCCGGCGAGACATACGCCGAATGATCGTACTCAAGACGCTTCCGATCCGCCCTATCTTTCTCGTGATCGGACAAATCACCGCACCCGTCGCACTCGCCTTTCTGTTTCAACTTAGCGTGTTAATCATCACCATGGCCGTGCGGCCCTATCCCATCTGGATCATGACAACTATCCTCGCGCTGCTGATCCCCCTCAATATTCTGATTTTCGCGTTGGACAATCTTGTCTACTTGCTCTACCCGTACCGACTTAACCAGGAAGGAATCGAGATCCTGTTACGGACAACGTTGACGTTCACAGCAAAAGGACTTTTGTTCGCGATGGCATTGGGGATAACCTTTGCCTGGGGTTTCATTGCCAACTTTCTCTCACGATCACTCCTGAGCACTTCCTCACACTCAGCAACGATCTTTGTCATCGGAATGGGGCTGATGTTGTGCGGAGCTTCGGGCCTGCTATTGCACGGATTGAGTCTCGCCTTTCTGCGTTTCGATCCCAGTCAAGACACGCCTGCTTAGCCTTTGATTGAAGTCGTTGTTCAAACGAAGATGTTACACTCCGCTCGAACCCGCGACGAAGGACAACCCATCTTCGGACACTTCAGGTCGCAAAAGCGGCGGTCGCTTGCATTCGCAAACCACAACTCGAATGCCATCGCAAAAGAGCGGGGAGAACCATTAGCGCGCAAAAAAGCCGGAGCAAAGGCTAGCCCGCACATTGCTCCGACTCACAAATTCCGATCGACCAATGAAGCGATTATCGAGTTGTTGTTTCCTTCTCAACTCGTGCCATCATCTCAGCAAAGTGGGTGGCTCGGTTACCATTCCCCAAATGCTTGTGCATGGAGGCCAGGTTCCCGTAAGGCACGGTTAAGGCGGCCAAATCAAGCGTTCCGACTTGAACAGCCTGCTGCATCAAATCGGCACCGGCCTGAGTCAATTCAACCGCTTTCTCTCGTTCACCCACGGTCCAGTAGGATACGCCCATGCTGACAAACAGATCGCCAAAACTGCTACTATCGACCAGGTTCGATAGCGACTCATCAGAGAACATTGGCTTCGCACGCTCATACCAA
The sequence above is drawn from the Pirellulaceae bacterium genome and encodes:
- a CDS encoding ABC transporter ATP-binding protein; this encodes MICVKEFHKAYNQTIAVAGISFQVEPGQILGLIGPNGAGKTTTLRALCGIIPISQGKMAVGGFDLRDEPLEAKRRLAYIPDEPQLFEDLSVSQHLAFTAASYQVEDASLRIGALLDAFELASKANTPVGDLSRGMKQKLAVCCGYLHEPTAILFDEPLTGLDPRGIRALKESIIQRANDGAAIIISSHLLAMVEDICSYTLILDHGSQRYFGPLSEVKTEFASHLTAASLEEIFFHATTSGPTVANGH
- a CDS encoding PQQ-like beta-propeller repeat protein: MLRLIAIPLILLTCLFDSSAWQQACADQLDWSGWLGPQRDGWVSGFQPPTVWPKKLEKSWQVEVGSGYGSPLVSGDRVYQHARQGEQEVVWCLDLKTGAVIWRKSYPAPFQMGGGGEKHGKGPKASPTLVDGKIFTLSITGVLSAWDATSGELLWRRDYSSRFEKTHPYWGVATSPLVDGNHVIVHFGNDEDGQLVALDATSGKEIWTQGQDGASYSSPLVVEIDGVRQIVEWNHRALLGVESATGRLLWEYEFPHEGHNQNMPTPVFHRGHILLGGENRGLLSLRPTRDGDQWTVKEAWYQEGVALDMSSAVINGDLLFGFSHYGSGRFFCLDTKTGQIKWQGPGRTGDNVMFLSVPGYVVALINDGQLQVIAAKDDQLDTVASYQVSQTSTWAPPVLWQDSILIKDDQTLTKWRLSPKE